GGGACGAGTTGAGGGCCAAAGGCCGGGACCGGCCTCTCAACCCCATCCAGCATATCGTACGGTTCATCATCGGATATCTTCATATGCTTACGGCGGTTATCTGGTTCGGCACGATCCTCTATGTGCATCTCTTATTGAAACCGGCCTATGCGGCAAGGGGCCTTCCCAAAGGGGAGCTATGGCTCGGATGGGTTTCCATTGCCATTATGGCCGTGACCGGTACGCTCCTCACCATTGCCCGGGTCCCTTCCTGGTATGTGTTCTTTCATACAAGATTCGGGATCCTGCTCCTGATCAAGATATCGCTTTTTATCGTCATGGTCGCTGCAGCGACACTCGTTACCTTTGTGATCGGCCCGAAATTAAAGAAGAGAAAAGAGTCGAAGACCCGGCAGCAAAAGCGGGACCTCACACCGGAGGAGGTTTCCGAGTTCGACGGCAAGGAGGGAAGACCGGCCTATATTGTTTTTCGGAAAACGGTCTATGATGTCACTCAGAGCAAATTCTGGAAAAAGGGAAGTCATATGGAGAGGCACCAGGCCGGCGCCGATCTGACGGATCTGCTGAAACAGGCCCCCCACGGGGAGGACAATATCCTTCCCATGCCGGTCGTGGGAAAGCTTCTTGCTTCTTCGGAGAAGAGGGGGAAGCCGCCGGAGATCAGGGTCTTTTATTTTTTTGCCTACATGAACCTCGTCATTGTCTTCATGATCATTTTTATCATTGCCCTTTGGCGGTGGTGGTGAAAATAAACAGCACGCGCATTTCCCGTCTTTTTCTGCCTGGGCAGCAAGTGCATATAAATAAAGAAAAAATTCATCAATAATAAATAATTCTTGACAAGTCAAGATTTCTGGTGTATTCTACCAGCATGATTGAACGACGCTATAAATCGACGGAATCTCTTGACGGGGTCATTGATCTCGAACGTTTGAGATCAGGACCGACCGACAGCCTGGAGAGCGGCGGATTTCAGGGGCGAGAAGCGCATGAGGACTGCTCGGCGCTATGCTGGATGCAACCATCAAAGGCGCTTATTTGATGAGTGGAGTCAAACCGTGAAACGAAAAGTCGGAACACTCCTTGAAGAAGACGTGCTGCGCAAGGCCAAGCGCCGGGCGGTTGACGAAGGACGTCCTCTGAGCGATCTGATTCAGGATGCGCTGGAAAGCTACCTCTCAACACGAGCCGTCGACCCGGCAAAGAGCGACGCGGCCTATCAGCTTTATTGCGAGCGGCCGATAAAGCTTACCTCGGCAAAGCTCAAGGCAGTCATGGAGGAAGATGCATGGGATCTGTAAACCTCGACGATATCCCGGCCGGCAGCCTCTGCATGATCGATACGAACGTTCTGCTCTATGCGGAACAGAATGTTTCAGATCAGGCGCAGAGATTTATCCGGCGCTGTGCCAAGGGCGAGCTGAGCGGCGTTCTGCCGCAAACAGTCTGGCAGGAATTGACGCATAAGCTCATGCTCGCAGAGGCCATGATGAAAGGGGCCATCGCAAAAGGCAATCCCGCAGCGCGTCTTGCGGCAAAACCCGAAATCATCAAGGGGCTGAGCCTCTATCGCGCCAAAGTAAATGCGCTTTCTGACCTCGGACTAAGGTTCGCGGCCTGCACGCTGGAAGACCTTACGAAGACTGCGTTCAAGATGCAGGAGAAGTACGGATTTCTTACAAATGATGCAGTGGTGCTGGCAGTGGCGATGCGGCTGAAGGCGGATGTGCTGGTGTCAAGCGATAAGGCATTCCATGGAGTGACGGAGGTGGCGGTCCATTATCCCACGGATTTGCGTCTTTGATTTTTCCAAACCTCAACATGGGCAAGTTTGCCGAATTGAAACCATTTCAATATATAACGCTCAAACGCGGCGGCAATGTCCGCGTCAAGACACGGCCGGAGTGGGGAGTCGGAGGCTGAATATGATCTTTATTGCCGGAGCAACAGGTTTTGTGGGGAGGCATATCCTCGACGCGCTTCAGCGGGAAAGAGCGGCTGTACGATGCCTTGTCCGTGACGAGAACAAGGCAGACTGGGTGCGTTCCCTGGGGTTTGAAGCCGTCCAGGGAGACATCACGGATGCGGACTCACTGCATGGGGCTTTGGATGGGGCCGAGACCATTGTCCATCTGGTGGGGATCATCGAAGAAAATGCAAAGAGCACGTTTGAATCCGTGCATGTACAAGGGACCCGGAACCTTGTGAACGAGTCGGTCTCAAGCGGTGTAAAACGGATTTTTTATCAGTCGGCCCTGGGGGCCGATATCCAGTCTCCCTTCGCGTACCTTAAGACCAAGGCCGAGGCTGAGAAGATTGTTGTCTCATCGGATATCCCCTATACGATCTTTAAACCCTCACTCATTGTGGGGAAGGGGGACGGGTTTACGGAAAGGATGAGGAAGCTCATTTCTGCCGGGCCTGTGGTTCCTGTGCCGGGCAGCGGCCTGGCCAGGTTTCAGCCGCTCTATATCCGGGACTGGCTCGAGTGCTTCCGTCTGGCATTGATCCATGGAGTCTCCGGGAACAGGATCTACGAGTTTGGAGGCCCTGAGCAGCTCACCTATAATGAGATATTGAAAGAGATCATGGATGTGCTGGAGATAAAAAAGCCGGTCATCCATATCCCCATGGGGGTTGTTAGGTTATCGCTCCCCTTCATGGGAGCGGTCCGATCCGTTGCCTCGGCCCTGGGCCGGGAGATCCCTCCGGTGACGGACGAGCTTCTCTCCCTGTTGGGCATGGACAATGTCTGCGATAAGGATTCGATCCGGAAGCATTTCGGATTCACACCGAGCCGGTTCAAAGAGGCATTGAGG
This genomic interval from Nitrospirae bacterium CG2_30_53_67 contains the following:
- a CDS encoding cytochrome B5 yields the protein MVLFVVLVLPIQAFCTEDYAGETGRACRTCHLSPAGGGTLTASGESFRDELRAKGRDRPLNPIQHIVRFIIGYLHMLTAVIWFGTILYVHLLLKPAYAARGLPKGELWLGWVSIAIMAVTGTLLTIARVPSWYVFFHTRFGILLLIKISLFIVMVAAATLVTFVIGPKLKKRKESKTRQQKRDLTPEEVSEFDGKEGRPAYIVFRKTVYDVTQSKFWKKGSHMERHQAGADLTDLLKQAPHGEDNILPMPVVGKLLASSEKRGKPPEIRVFYFFAYMNLVIVFMIIFIIALWRWW